CTGGCTGCGGACGAAGCGGAAGAACGCCGAGGGCAAGGTCGTCGGGGGTAGTGGCGGGGTCTGTTATCTGTATTTCCCGGCGCGGCCCAGTGCGGTCCAGCGGCGGGCGCTGGCGGAGGTCGGGGTGCGCTGAGCGGAGGGTGAGCGAGGCCGGGCTCCGGGCCCCGGGATGGTGCCGGGGCCCGGTAGGTAGGTTCTTGCCCGCGCCGGGTACGCCGTCGACCGGGTGGTGTCGGCTCAGAGCAGTGCGTGTGGGTACTGCTCGGCGCGGTTCTGGAAGGCCAGGACTGCGGGGTTCTGGATGGTGCCGCCGCGGATTTCGATGGCCCGGTGGATGGTGGTGTCGCCGTCCCAGCCGGCGGGTCCTTCGAGGACCGGCCGCAGGAACGGGATCAGGGCCTCGCTGTTCTCCCAGGTGGCCGCGTCCCACAGGTAGGAGGGGCTGTGGTCCACGCCGTAGTGGTGGACGTGGTTGCCGACGGTGAACATGGGGTCGTTGAAGGTGGTCGGCCGGGCCCAGGCGAAGCCCATGCCCTCGTCGCAGGAGACGTCGATCACGAGGGTGCCGGGCGCGAGCTTCGGCAGGTCCTCCTTTATCAGGAACATCAGCGGCGCCGCGGTGTCCTGGAGCACGCAGTTGACGATGATGTCGTGCCGGGCGAGGAACTCGGCCAGTGGCTCCGGGCCGTCCTCGGTGAGCGCGATACTGCGTCGTGGGTCGAGGGTGCCGTTGGCCACGTCGTGGTCGAAGTGCACGATCCGCGCCGAGTGGATCGGTGAGCTGACGGCGGTGACGCCGCGGGCAGTCAGCACATCCACTTCGTGAACGCCCAGCGCGCTGAGCGCGGTGACCGCGCCGCGGGCGGTGGCGCCGAAGCCGATCACCACCGCACGCCGTCGGCGCCCGTAGTCACCGGTCGCACCGGTCAGCTGCATGGCGTGCAGCACCGATGAGTAGCCGGCCAGCTCGTTGTTCTTGTGGAAGACGTGCAGGTTGAACGAACCCTCCCGGGTCCAGTGGTTCATCGCCTCGAAGGCGATCACGGTGAGCCTGCGGTCGATGGCGGCCTGCGTGACCTTCGCGTCCTGCACGCAGTGCGGCCACCCCCACAGCACCTGCCCGTCCCGCAGCTCCGCCAGATCCTCGTGCAGCGGTTTGGCCAGCAGGATGACGTCACACTCCGCGATCAGCTCCTGACGTGAGCGGAAACCGGCGACCAACGGTGCGAGCTGACTGTCCGGGACGCCGAATTGCTCTCCGTAACCGGTCTGCAGATAGATGCTGTGCTGGAGATCGGCGTCGATGCGTGCGAAGTGCGCTGGGTGGATCGGCAGACGGTGCTCGTTCTCTTTGCGGGTCTGCGACATGATTCCGAGCTTGAGCTGCTGCAAAGTACCCCTTTGATTACGCCCTGTTTAGCACACCCCCGGAATGCGGGGGCCGGGCCGGCAGCGCTCTTCAGGGCCGGGCGCCCCAGTAGGCGCGCCCCACCCCGGCGTCTTCGGGTTGGTGCCGGTCGTGCCGCGCGACGGCCGGTCGACGGCTTCGTCCACGCGGGCCGCCATCGGAATCTGGACGTCGGCCGCGCATTTCAAGTCCCGGCGCGCAGCGAGCCGCGCGCCGGGAGAACGTCGTTCTGGCGGCATGCTCCGGAGGGGTGTGATGCCTCCGGCTGTCCCTGGCCCTGCCGGCTATCCCGCCGACCGGCCGAAGAACTCCAGCTCG
This genomic stretch from Streptomyces nigrescens harbors:
- a CDS encoding N(5)-(carboxyethyl)ornithine synthase, which encodes MQQLKLGIMSQTRKENEHRLPIHPAHFARIDADLQHSIYLQTGYGEQFGVPDSQLAPLVAGFRSRQELIAECDVILLAKPLHEDLAELRDGQVLWGWPHCVQDAKVTQAAIDRRLTVIAFEAMNHWTREGSFNLHVFHKNNELAGYSSVLHAMQLTGATGDYGRRRRAVVIGFGATARGAVTALSALGVHEVDVLTARGVTAVSSPIHSARIVHFDHDVANGTLDPRRSIALTEDGPEPLAEFLARHDIIVNCVLQDTAAPLMFLIKEDLPKLAPGTLVIDVSCDEGMGFAWARPTTFNDPMFTVGNHVHHYGVDHSPSYLWDAATWENSEALIPFLRPVLEGPAGWDGDTTIHRAIEIRGGTIQNPAVLAFQNRAEQYPHALL